Proteins from a genomic interval of Rosa chinensis cultivar Old Blush chromosome 2, RchiOBHm-V2, whole genome shotgun sequence:
- the LOC112184850 gene encoding uncharacterized protein At4g02000-like: protein MDSLISNLRGLWIPNSALADRYRLIICQLDGSRRLLFSFASASDLHWVVTRAPWSYEKALFAVAVTDGTVDPLRVSLQKQFFWIRIRGIPPLYIDEETGLGIGEAVGDYIKTGKDRNGSFLGRLLWVRVGVDVEKPLRKGISIPGASWSGNKLFKLEYERLPQICLYCGVVSHTGFSCPRRLSGEIPEPTYDVLLNAERKEAWLAKREMEEAERETVSGGGSTRVGMHPVKHSGWAMAYGSAGFSYYQDDQIETRMG, encoded by the coding sequence ATGGATTCCTTAATTAGTAACCTTCGTGGTCTTTGGATTCCGAATTCGGCTCTGGCGGATCGCTACAGATTGATAATTTGTCAACTTGACGGCAGTCGCAGACTTCTGTTTTCTTTTGCCTCTGCTTCAGATCTGCACTGGGTCGTAACGAGAGCACCGTGGTCATATGAGAAGGCTCTCTTTGCAGTGGCAGTAACAGATGGGACGGTGGATCCTCTTAGGGTTTCCTTACAAAAACAATTTTTCTGGATTCGAATCAGAGGGATTCCACCACTCTACATAGACGAGGAGACTGGTCTGGGGATTGGTGAGGCGGTCGGTGACTATATCAAAACAGGGAAGGATAGAAATGGCAGTTTCTTGGGCAGATTGCTCTGGGTTCGGGTGGGAGTTGATGTCGAGAAACCTCTGAGGAAAGGGATTTCTATCCCGGGAGCTTCATGGTCGGGGAATAAGCTTTTTAAGTTGGAGTACGAAAGATTGCCACAAATCTGTTTGTATTGTGGGGTAGTCTCTCATACCGGATTTAGTTGCCCCCGACGCCTATCTGGGGAGATCCCGGAGCCTACGTACGATGTTCTTCTTAATGCCGAGAGAAAGGAGGCCTGGTTAGCAAAACGGGAAATGGAGGAGGCGGAGAGGGAGACAGTTTCCGGTGGTGGAAGCACTAGAGTCGGGATGCATCCGGTTAAGCACTCTGGCTGGGCAATGGCATATGGCAGCGCCGGATTTTCCTACTATCAGGATGATCAGATCGAGACAAGAATGGGATGA
- the LOC112186099 gene encoding AT-rich interactive domain-containing protein 4B translates to MSLVESGFSKDPNLNQVPPEEDDKIQTDGKHKFAEDSLSQLEVEEEEEEEEEDEDEDEEGEGGEEEDEAEEEFEMCDVCLKDKEHWTDECPYLVRIPNPMEVTLGKGYELVCAHCNVKGGHSDIVGTQCNWWGGNPNRRWEGRAIIKVCGICEGVLHWSAECPNKDSLPKPKSLLECAAEYRSWLATKKCQAA, encoded by the exons ATGTCTCTTGTCGAATCAGGATTCTCCAAGGATCCGAACCTGAACCAGGTCCCGCCGGAGGAGGACGACAAGATCCAGACTGATG GAAAGCACAAGTTTGCTGAAGACTCTCTATCTCAACTTGAagtagaggaagaagaggaagaagaggaagaagatgaagatgaagatgaagaaggagaaggaggagaagaagaagacgaagcagaagaagaatttGAGATGTGTGATGTTTGTTTGAAGGACAAGGAACACTGGACAGATGAATGCCCGTACTTGGTTCGTATCCCAAACCCAATGGAAGTAACTCTTGGCAAAGGCTATGAGTTAGTTTGTGCGCACTGTAACGTGAAGGGTGGCCACTCTGATATAGTCGGCACACAATGTAATTGGTGGGGGGGCAACCCTAATAGGAGGTGGGAAGGACGTGCTATTATCAAGGTTTGTGGTATTTGTGAGGGCGTACTCCACTGGTCTGCAGAGTGCCCAAACAAGGACTCATTACCAAAGCCAAAGAGTCTGTTGGAGTGTGCTGCTGAGTATCGCTCTTGGTTGGCTACCAAAAAATGTCAAGCTGCTTGA
- the LOC112184849 gene encoding phosphatidylglycerophosphate phosphatase 1, chloroplastic/mitochondrial: MPLWRRRLTGLWVLIAAGWASQSDCPNSDPGLKKPAGTAEEIEKHFGCKSSHLIMVGDRPLTDIVYGNQNGFLTILTGPLSLAEEPFIVRQVRKLETALVNSWSRKGLKPMSHRLLPDGMQCVKHPPPL, encoded by the exons ATGCCCTTGTGGCGGCGGCGTCTGACGGGCCTTTGGGTGTTGATCGCGGCTGGCTGGGCGTCACAATCTGACTGCCCCAATTCGGATCCGG GATTGAAGAAACCGGCTGGGACAGCAGAAGAGATCGAGAAGCATTTTGGTTGTAAGTCGTCGCATCTTATTATG GTGGGTGATCGACCCTTGACTGATATTGTCTATGGGAATCAAAATGGCTTTCTAACTATCTTAACTGGACCTTTGAGTCTTGCAGAGGAGCCATTCATTGTTAGGCAG GTGAGGAAACTAGAAACAGCCCTTGTGAATAGTTGGTCTAGGAAGGGGTTAAAACCCATGAGTCACAGGTTGTTGCCAGATGGCATGCAGTGTGTGAAACATCCACCACCTCTGTAA